One Desulfosalsimonas propionicica DNA window includes the following coding sequences:
- a CDS encoding ABC transporter ATP-binding protein, protein MTFFAVSGLTMAFGGLKAADDVSFEVAKGEIYAIIGPNGAGKTTIFNCINGIYPPTEGKIIFRDKNIRGLSPDRVARAGIARTFQNIELFSNMNTMENIMLGRHLFMKTGLFRGGLMWGKKSFAGKEEIQNRRKVEEIIDLLELQSFRNKMVGALPYGIQKKIELGRALAAEPELLLLDEPCAGMNAEEKQDVIFWIKDIQDELGITILLIEHDMNMVMDISNRILAINFGRKITQGTPQQVSMHPEVLKAYLGGDDEPDLPDPAQKEHQQA, encoded by the coding sequence ATGACCTTTTTTGCAGTCAGCGGGCTGACCATGGCCTTTGGCGGGCTAAAGGCCGCAGATGATGTCTCCTTTGAAGTGGCAAAAGGGGAAATTTACGCCATTATCGGGCCCAACGGAGCCGGCAAGACCACTATATTTAACTGCATCAACGGGATTTATCCGCCCACTGAGGGAAAAATCATATTCAGGGACAAAAACATCCGGGGTCTGTCTCCGGACCGGGTGGCCAGGGCCGGAATAGCGCGCACATTTCAAAATATTGAGCTGTTTTCCAACATGAACACCATGGAAAACATCATGCTCGGCCGGCACCTGTTTATGAAAACCGGGCTGTTCAGGGGAGGGCTGATGTGGGGGAAAAAATCCTTTGCCGGCAAAGAGGAAATCCAAAACCGGCGTAAAGTCGAGGAAATCATTGATCTGCTGGAGCTGCAGTCCTTTCGCAACAAAATGGTGGGGGCCCTTCCCTACGGGATTCAGAAAAAAATCGAACTGGGCCGGGCCCTTGCCGCAGAACCCGAACTGCTTTTGCTCGACGAGCCCTGCGCCGGCATGAATGCGGAAGAAAAACAGGACGTGATCTTCTGGATCAAGGACATCCAGGACGAACTTGGCATTACCATTCTTTTGATCGAACATGACATGAACATGGTCATGGATATATCCAACCGGATTCTTGCCATCAACTTCGGCAGAAAAATTACCCAGGGCACCCCGCAGCAGGTGAGCATGCACCCGGAGGTGTTAAAGGCCTATCTGGGCGGGGACGATGAGCCGGATTTGCCGGACCCGGCCCAAAAGGAACACCAACAGGCATAA
- a CDS encoding ABC transporter substrate-binding protein, producing MKNTFLAVMMGALLMLGFVPTGHAEVGVTDTEIHIGQWSPQTGPAAPWGAVARGTDAYFKWINANGGIHGRKLIHHYFDDAYNPAKTIAGVKQLQEQTGMFAWVSGVGTACGLAVKDYLMERGIPWVGPSAGSRHWVTPPQKHLFNVYPLYLGDAQLLTEYAVTEMDKKRIAVVYQEDDYGKQGLEGAQHVLEQHSMELAAKVPVSISDTDMRPHTMKLRQAEADAVLVFVTPGHVARLLGTGKAMNFEPQWMSTTTCGDFPLMIAITKGLYEGVITASFGMAQPTGNVGGIEHINNPNHELMAKYKTEVYDAFAADDERWGYTFTTGIGLAEPLVEAIRRAGRDLTREKLVAELEKMENFQGLMGRITYGPYDPDDPLCRIGQQEIFLQQCTADGGSKILTDWQTTEFIPMSQ from the coding sequence ATGAAAAACACATTTTTGGCTGTGATGATGGGTGCATTGCTGATGCTGGGTTTTGTTCCGACCGGGCACGCAGAAGTCGGGGTGACAGACACCGAGATCCATATCGGCCAGTGGTCGCCCCAGACCGGACCGGCGGCTCCCTGGGGGGCCGTAGCCCGGGGCACGGACGCGTATTTCAAATGGATCAATGCAAACGGCGGGATACACGGCAGAAAGCTGATCCACCACTATTTTGACGACGCCTACAACCCGGCCAAGACCATTGCCGGCGTAAAACAGCTCCAGGAACAGACCGGCATGTTTGCCTGGGTCAGCGGGGTGGGCACTGCATGCGGCCTTGCGGTCAAGGACTATCTCATGGAAAGGGGGATTCCATGGGTGGGGCCCTCTGCAGGCTCCAGACACTGGGTGACCCCGCCCCAAAAGCATCTGTTTAACGTCTATCCCCTTTACCTTGGCGATGCCCAGCTGCTGACCGAATATGCCGTCACGGAAATGGACAAAAAGAGAATTGCCGTGGTCTACCAGGAAGACGATTACGGTAAACAGGGACTTGAAGGCGCCCAACACGTGCTTGAGCAGCATAGCATGGAGCTTGCTGCCAAAGTGCCCGTGTCGATTTCAGACACGGACATGCGTCCCCACACCATGAAGCTGCGCCAGGCTGAAGCCGACGCGGTCCTGGTTTTTGTCACACCAGGGCATGTGGCCAGACTTCTGGGCACTGGCAAGGCCATGAACTTTGAACCCCAGTGGATGAGCACCACCACATGCGGCGATTTTCCGCTCATGATCGCCATCACCAAGGGGCTCTACGAGGGCGTGATCACGGCCAGCTTCGGAATGGCGCAGCCCACCGGCAATGTGGGCGGTATCGAACACATCAACAACCCCAACCATGAACTCATGGCCAAATACAAAACCGAGGTCTATGACGCATTTGCCGCCGACGACGAGCGCTGGGGATATACCTTCACCACCGGTATCGGGCTCGCCGAACCCCTGGTGGAAGCCATCCGCCGGGCCGGCCGGGACCTTACCCGGGAAAAGCTGGTGGCGGAACTGGAAAAGATGGAAAATTTTCAGGGACTGATGGGAAGAATTACCTATGGGCCTTATGACCCGGATGATCCGTTGTGCCGGATCGGCCAGCAGGAGATCTTTCTCCAGCAGTGCACGGCAGACGGCGGTTCAAAGATTCTGACCGACTGGCAGACAACCGAGTTTATTCCCATGTCCCAATAA
- a CDS encoding branched-chain amino acid ABC transporter permease has protein sequence MIDFIQMTVSGIAVGSSYALMALGMVLIYKASEVPNFVQGEMALLPVFIAYMLIYSYGQSVFTAFFGALAFAMFLGCFLEFAVVRRAKNPNILGLIIITIGLEMVLLGFVSWKFGADQRVMPFPISSYSSIMFGNVYISTLDLLTLVAALVIMVALFLFFRFSKLGVAMKATQQNETAARLMGIRTNRVKMITWGISATVGTVAGLLLAPVFMEPYMMWDPLLKGFAAAVIGGMTSLPGAVFGAYIVGITEHLFGGYVSMEYKAVVAFVVIVIVLCIKPSGLFARHYVKKV, from the coding sequence ATGATCGATTTTATTCAAATGACAGTCAGCGGAATCGCCGTAGGAAGCTCTTATGCCCTGATGGCCCTGGGCATGGTATTGATTTACAAGGCCTCTGAGGTGCCCAATTTCGTCCAGGGGGAAATGGCCCTGCTTCCGGTATTTATCGCCTACATGCTGATTTATTCCTATGGCCAGTCCGTGTTTACGGCGTTTTTCGGGGCACTGGCGTTTGCCATGTTTCTGGGGTGCTTTTTGGAGTTTGCAGTTGTCCGAAGGGCCAAAAATCCGAATATACTTGGCCTGATTATCATCACCATCGGCCTGGAAATGGTGCTGCTGGGCTTTGTGTCCTGGAAGTTCGGCGCAGACCAACGGGTCATGCCCTTTCCCATCTCTTCATATTCCAGTATCATGTTCGGCAATGTCTATATCAGCACCCTGGATCTGCTCACCCTGGTGGCGGCCCTTGTGATCATGGTGGCCCTGTTTTTGTTCTTCCGGTTTTCCAAACTTGGCGTGGCCATGAAAGCCACCCAGCAGAATGAAACCGCCGCCCGGCTCATGGGAATCCGTACCAACCGCGTAAAAATGATCACCTGGGGCATTTCAGCCACTGTGGGCACCGTGGCCGGGCTGCTTCTGGCCCCGGTTTTCATGGAGCCTTACATGATGTGGGATCCCTTGCTAAAAGGATTTGCCGCAGCCGTGATCGGCGGAATGACATCTTTGCCCGGGGCCGTGTTCGGGGCTTATATCGTGGGAATAACCGAGCACCTGTTCGGAGGATATGTCTCCATGGAGTACAAGGCGGTGGTGGCCTTTGTTGTTATCGTCATTGTCCTGTGCATAAAGCCGAGCGGCCTTTTTGCCCGGCATTACGTGAAAAAGGTGTAA
- a CDS encoding branched-chain amino acid ABC transporter permease, with the protein MDMKRSYYEDVRLFSSGVTVFWFVALMVFLFFYPFVFTNYYVYMANYIAINIIVVVGLNLLVGYTGQISLGHAGFYAIGAYATITLMTVAHFPFLAALVCAGLIAAVFGFLLGLPALRLEGPYLAIATLGFGLTITTVIGRIEMLGGRQGLHAPDLVIMGHHLTSDRQFYYLAVTITVLLVLLARNITKTKVGRAFIAIRDAHIAAETMGVNLVLYKTMAFALSAFYAGVAGGLYAFVLRFIEPELFNLFLSVFFLTMAVAGGLGSVMGPIAGAIVLSFLDLQLRNILSIPYIGDWLRDLSASYFSLTGVSNIQFVIFGSILIAIMLFEPLGLYGLWIRMKKYWKPWPF; encoded by the coding sequence ATGGATATGAAACGCAGCTATTACGAGGACGTCCGGCTGTTTTCCTCGGGTGTGACCGTATTTTGGTTTGTGGCGCTCATGGTCTTTCTTTTTTTCTACCCGTTTGTCTTTACAAACTATTACGTGTACATGGCAAACTACATTGCCATCAATATCATTGTTGTGGTGGGCTTAAACCTGCTGGTGGGCTATACCGGCCAGATCTCTCTGGGTCATGCCGGTTTTTACGCCATCGGTGCTTACGCCACCATCACCTTGATGACCGTTGCCCATTTTCCCTTCCTGGCGGCCCTTGTCTGCGCAGGTCTGATTGCCGCCGTGTTCGGCTTTCTGCTGGGGCTTCCGGCCCTGCGGCTGGAAGGGCCCTACCTGGCCATTGCCACCCTGGGATTTGGCCTGACCATTACCACGGTCATCGGCCGGATCGAAATGCTGGGCGGCCGGCAGGGGCTGCATGCCCCGGATCTGGTCATCATGGGCCATCACCTGACATCTGACCGGCAGTTCTATTACCTGGCGGTGACAATTACGGTTCTTCTTGTTCTTCTTGCCCGAAACATCACCAAAACAAAGGTTGGAAGGGCCTTTATCGCCATCCGGGATGCCCATATCGCAGCCGAGACCATGGGGGTCAATTTGGTTTTATACAAAACCATGGCCTTTGCCTTAAGCGCATTTTATGCAGGCGTGGCCGGCGGACTCTACGCCTTTGTGCTGAGATTTATCGAGCCGGAGCTGTTTAACCTGTTTCTGTCCGTGTTTTTTCTCACCATGGCCGTGGCCGGGGGGTTGGGATCGGTCATGGGCCCCATTGCCGGGGCCATTGTGCTCTCATTTCTGGATCTGCAGCTGCGAAACATTCTTTCAATCCCCTATATCGGAGACTGGCTTCGGGATCTTTCGGCCAGCTATTTTTCCCTGACCGGGGTTTCCAACATCCAGTTTGTTATTTTTGGCTCCATTCTCATTGCCATCATGCTCTTTGAGCCCCTGGGACTCTACGGACTCTGGATACGCATGAAAAAATACTGGAAACCATGGCCTTTTTGA
- a CDS encoding NAD(P)/FAD-dependent oxidoreductase, which produces MIQAEVIIVGGGPAGATCAWELKKHGIDVLIVDKQPFPRPKLCAGWITPRVMADLELTPQDYPHRILTYRSIVFHFKGVPVPVSTCQYSIRRFEFDDFLLKRADVPVLTHQVQNIRQSGGQYIIDDKFRCTWLVGAGGTHCPVYKSLFARIHPRNPKQCIATAEEEFAWHCKDRQCRLWFFDKGLPGYAWYVPKQKGYLNIGIGGKLSALKKRGQNINAHWLDFVEKLSRKGLVCGRRFSPRGHIYYLRGETKNIRNKNAFLIGDAAGLATCDMGEGIGPAVESGKIAARSIAAGQPFCLAPIARWSLPQILAGPWIAKKTHL; this is translated from the coding sequence ATGATTCAGGCAGAAGTCATTATCGTGGGCGGCGGTCCGGCCGGCGCCACCTGCGCCTGGGAATTAAAAAAGCACGGCATAGACGTGCTGATTGTTGACAAGCAGCCGTTTCCCCGGCCCAAGCTATGTGCCGGCTGGATCACGCCCCGGGTCATGGCGGATCTGGAGCTGACCCCGCAGGATTACCCGCACCGGATTCTGACCTATCGCAGCATTGTTTTTCACTTCAAAGGGGTTCCCGTGCCGGTTTCCACCTGCCAGTACTCCATCCGCCGGTTTGAATTTGACGATTTTCTGCTCAAGCGCGCAGACGTCCCCGTATTGACGCACCAGGTTCAAAACATCCGCCAGAGTGGGGGCCAATACATCATTGACGACAAATTCCGCTGCACGTGGCTTGTGGGCGCAGGCGGCACCCACTGTCCTGTTTACAAATCCCTTTTTGCCCGAATCCATCCCCGGAATCCAAAACAATGCATTGCCACCGCGGAAGAGGAGTTTGCCTGGCACTGCAAAGACCGCCAGTGCCGGCTGTGGTTTTTTGACAAGGGCCTTCCGGGATATGCCTGGTATGTGCCTAAGCAAAAGGGCTATCTCAATATCGGCATCGGCGGCAAGCTCAGTGCTCTGAAAAAACGCGGGCAAAACATCAACGCCCATTGGCTGGATTTTGTGGAAAAACTTTCCCGCAAGGGCCTGGTCTGCGGCCGGCGGTTTTCTCCCAGGGGCCACATCTATTATCTTCGGGGAGAGACGAAAAACATCCGCAACAAAAACGCTTTTCTCATCGGCGATGCGGCCGGCCTTGCCACCTGCGACATGGGCGAGGGCATCGGCCCGGCCGTTGAAAGCGGAAAAATTGCCGCCCGGTCCATTGCCGCCGGCCAACCCTTTTGCCTGGCGCCGATTGCCCGCTGGAGTCTGCCCCAGATTCTGGCCGGTCCATGGATCGCCAAAAAAACACACCTTTGA
- the cfa gene encoding cyclopropane fatty acyl phospholipid synthase, protein MKINKSRQIVEDALNHAGITIGGDNPWDIQVHNEEFFDRVIRDGELGVGESYMDEWWDSPALDQLFDQVFRENVQQYFRDNWKAALHLLKARLLNLQKDERAYTVGKQHYDVGNELYRDMLDSRMAYTCGYWGGGACDLDAAQEAKMELICRKIELEPGMKVLDLGCGWGCFAKYAAEKYNAEVTGVTVSQQQVDLANQMCEGLPVNIYLDDYRNATGTYDRVVSIGIMEHVGYKNHRTYMEVADRCLKDDGIALIHTIGGNVSTTIGNPWTTTYIFPNSMLPSIAQLGAAMEGIFVMEDWHNFGPDYDKTLMAWYDNFEKSWPKHKSDYDERFYRMWKFYLLSSAAAFRSRSIQLWQIVMTKPGRAQPDCRLT, encoded by the coding sequence ATGAAGATCAACAAATCCAGACAAATCGTTGAAGACGCGTTAAATCACGCCGGTATCACCATCGGGGGAGACAATCCCTGGGATATCCAAGTGCACAATGAAGAATTTTTCGATCGGGTGATACGCGACGGGGAACTGGGTGTGGGTGAATCCTACATGGACGAATGGTGGGACAGCCCGGCCCTGGACCAGCTTTTCGACCAGGTGTTCCGGGAAAATGTGCAGCAGTATTTCAGGGACAACTGGAAAGCCGCCCTGCACCTGTTAAAAGCCAGGCTGCTGAACCTGCAGAAAGACGAGCGGGCTTACACGGTTGGCAAGCAGCACTATGACGTGGGAAACGAGCTGTACCGGGACATGCTCGATTCGCGAATGGCCTATACATGCGGATACTGGGGCGGCGGTGCCTGCGATCTGGATGCGGCCCAGGAAGCCAAGATGGAACTGATCTGCCGGAAAATCGAACTTGAACCCGGAATGAAGGTTTTGGACCTGGGATGCGGCTGGGGATGCTTTGCAAAGTATGCAGCGGAAAAATACAACGCCGAAGTGACCGGTGTCACGGTCTCCCAGCAGCAGGTGGACCTGGCCAACCAAATGTGTGAAGGACTTCCGGTCAATATTTATCTCGACGACTACAGAAACGCAACAGGCACATATGACCGGGTGGTATCCATCGGGATCATGGAGCACGTGGGCTACAAAAACCACCGGACCTACATGGAAGTGGCTGACCGGTGTTTAAAAGACGACGGTATTGCCCTGATTCACACCATCGGCGGCAATGTCAGCACCACTATCGGCAATCCATGGACCACCACCTATATTTTCCCCAACAGCATGCTGCCTTCCATTGCACAACTGGGCGCGGCCATGGAAGGCATTTTCGTTATGGAGGACTGGCACAACTTCGGCCCGGATTACGACAAGACCCTCATGGCCTGGTATGACAATTTTGAAAAATCATGGCCCAAACACAAAAGCGATTATGACGAGCGCTTTTACCGGATGTGGAAATTCTATCTGCTCAGCTCTGCCGCGGCTTTCCGCTCCAGATCCATTCAGCTGTGGCAGATTGTCATGACCAAGCCCGGCCGGGCCCAGCCCGACTGCCGGCTGACTTAG
- a CDS encoding MFS transporter, translated as MQTSNTNKTIPPPFFRPDPLVPILFITLIFFMTFLARVMFSPLMPSIETEMHLSHAQAGSMFLIMSIGYFIALAGSGFISARIYHRFTIVAAACGAGVSLILAAASYQYWQLQAAIFLLGMAAGTYLPSGISSLTSMVDARNWGKAVSIHEMAPNLAFVTAPVIAQFFLLYFTWRSMPAAVGAACLLLGAGFAIWGKGGDFPGKPPGAEAIRDLAATRAFWFMVLLFAAAVSSTMGLYTMLPLYLVKELEVSQSFANSLVALSRLPGVAMALAAGWATDRFGPRRTITLMLGLTGMATIGIGICRDPGLATGLIIAQAGLSTGYFPAGFALLSAIAPAKHRNVAISLAIPLAFVYGGGIAPAIIGITGDAGSFATGIVLVGILICLGSVLPVFIKN; from the coding sequence ATGCAGACGTCAAACACAAACAAAACCATTCCGCCGCCCTTTTTTCGGCCGGATCCCCTTGTGCCCATATTGTTTATCACCCTGATTTTCTTTATGACATTTCTGGCCCGGGTGATGTTTTCGCCCCTGATGCCCAGCATTGAAACGGAAATGCACTTAAGCCATGCCCAGGCCGGTTCCATGTTTTTGATCATGTCCATTGGCTATTTCATTGCCCTGGCCGGCTCTGGATTTATTTCCGCACGGATTTATCACCGTTTCACCATTGTGGCCGCAGCCTGCGGGGCCGGGGTCAGCCTGATTCTGGCCGCTGCTTCTTATCAATACTGGCAGCTGCAGGCTGCCATATTTCTTTTGGGCATGGCAGCCGGTACCTATCTGCCCTCAGGAATCTCCTCGCTGACAAGCATGGTGGATGCCCGAAACTGGGGAAAAGCGGTATCAATCCACGAAATGGCTCCCAACCTGGCTTTTGTGACCGCCCCGGTAATCGCTCAGTTTTTCCTTCTCTATTTCACCTGGCGCAGCATGCCGGCGGCAGTGGGTGCGGCCTGCCTGCTGCTGGGTGCAGGCTTTGCCATTTGGGGAAAAGGCGGGGATTTTCCGGGAAAACCCCCTGGAGCCGAAGCCATCCGGGATCTGGCAGCCACCCGGGCATTCTGGTTCATGGTGCTGTTGTTTGCAGCGGCGGTGAGCAGCACCATGGGACTTTATACCATGCTGCCGCTTTACCTGGTAAAGGAACTTGAGGTTTCTCAAAGTTTTGCCAACTCACTGGTCGCTTTGTCCCGGCTGCCCGGGGTGGCAATGGCCCTGGCTGCAGGCTGGGCCACAGACCGCTTCGGCCCCAGGCGGACCATAACCCTGATGCTGGGACTTACAGGCATGGCCACTATCGGCATCGGGATTTGCAGAGATCCGGGACTGGCCACCGGACTGATTATCGCCCAAGCCGGACTTTCCACTGGATATTTTCCTGCAGGCTTTGCCCTGCTGTCTGCCATTGCCCCTGCCAAACACCGCAACGTGGCTATCTCGCTTGCCATCCCCCTGGCTTTTGTCTACGGCGGCGGCATTGCCCCGGCCATCATCGGTATTACCGGGGATGCCGGATCATTTGCCACAGGCATTGTCCTTGTGGGCATCTTAATCTGTCTTGGTTCCGTGCTGCCGGTTTTTATCAAAAATTAA
- a CDS encoding tyrosine-protein phosphatase: MNKQGKILLDAAVQRLDANSVRICWQAIENADISVYAGTHPEAIDRFESVARSKDGCAQVSGLDPDLRYYFELYAGSHRMITAARRVHLEGAVNFRDMGGYETTDGRRVKWGRVFRADGLSRLTDRDLVLLDRMGIQRVYDFRTTTEMAGSPDRLPDHGAMAHIHLPVTHGNFDFAEAIRLLQNGEDSWLTPDFMINGYIGNLEQFAHCWAAVIRDLAENRHAPVVFHCTGGKDRTGTCAALILLALGVAEETVIDDHQLSNIYIAELLPRLYRRMERAGIDPDRLFPYLTAPRQCIEGVIDYLTDTYGTAVDYLVGKAGLRPAVIDAMRRNMLE, encoded by the coding sequence ATGAACAAACAGGGCAAGATTCTGCTGGATGCCGCGGTACAGCGGTTGGATGCCAATAGCGTTCGCATATGTTGGCAAGCTATTGAAAATGCAGATATATCTGTTTATGCGGGCACGCACCCGGAAGCCATTGACAGGTTTGAATCGGTTGCCCGCTCCAAAGACGGCTGCGCGCAGGTAAGTGGCCTGGACCCGGATCTGCGGTACTATTTCGAGCTATATGCGGGAAGCCATCGCATGATCACCGCAGCCAGGCGGGTCCATTTGGAGGGAGCGGTCAATTTCAGGGACATGGGAGGCTATGAAACAACCGATGGCCGCCGGGTGAAATGGGGCAGGGTCTTTCGGGCGGACGGCCTGTCAAGGCTGACCGACCGGGATCTGGTGCTTTTGGACCGGATGGGCATACAGCGGGTCTATGACTTTCGCACCACAACGGAAATGGCCGGTTCCCCGGACCGGCTGCCGGATCACGGGGCAATGGCGCATATCCATTTGCCGGTCACCCACGGCAATTTTGATTTTGCAGAAGCGATCCGGCTTTTGCAAAACGGAGAAGATAGCTGGCTGACACCGGATTTTATGATCAACGGCTATATCGGCAATCTTGAACAGTTTGCGCACTGCTGGGCGGCTGTGATACGAGACCTTGCGGAAAACAGACACGCGCCGGTGGTATTTCACTGCACCGGCGGAAAGGACCGCACCGGAACCTGTGCGGCCCTGATTCTGCTGGCCCTGGGCGTGGCCGAGGAAACTGTGATTGACGATCACCAGTTGTCCAATATTTATATTGCAGAACTGCTTCCCCGGCTCTACCGGAGAATGGAGCGGGCCGGAATTGATCCGGACAGGCTGTTTCCATACCTGACTGCGCCCCGGCAATGCATTGAGGGCGTGATTGATTACCTGACAGATACATACGGCACGGCAGTGGATTACCTGGTGGGAAAGGCCGGGCTGCGGCCGGCGGTCATTGATGCGATGCGCAGGAACATGCTGGAGTAA
- a CDS encoding phenylacetate--CoA ligase family protein — translation MEIFTMPDDPFFQLSAEEKQQVQIERLQSTLNRACRHVPFHANRLGVLGMEPSDISALADIARLPFMERADFSEHYPYDLFAVPLRDIVRIHTAPGTTRNPTVSGYTAQDLDHWRHILGRALRTAGIGANDILQIALNPGLANWGRDYKDGAEAIGASVIPNTPLSVEKQLMVLRDYKTTVLITTPAMAGHLADYTVEKGIGPASLSLHTLVLCGEFIDPEFRNSIETGLHVRTWLHYGLSEIPGPAIAFECKAHDGLHIQEDHFLAEIIDPETREVLSPGSAGELVLTSLTTRAFPLIRFKTGDRARLLEDPCPCGSTLMRMKWDSERTDDIMNIDGVNVHGNQTGFHLKEMMGMDPRRVSYRVVHQQGRKVLEVLMEMNDAIFSDEIKELEQLLRRSENRLRENLGVPVTIRLVESKG, via the coding sequence ATGGAGATTTTTACGATGCCGGATGATCCCTTTTTTCAGCTCTCAGCCGAAGAAAAACAACAGGTACAGATAGAGCGGCTGCAAAGCACGTTAAACCGGGCCTGCCGCCATGTGCCCTTTCATGCCAACCGACTCGGCGTACTGGGCATGGAGCCCTCGGACATCTCCGCCCTGGCTGACATTGCCCGCCTGCCCTTTATGGAGCGGGCGGATTTCAGCGAGCATTACCCCTATGATCTGTTTGCCGTGCCCTTGCGAGACATTGTACGGATTCATACAGCCCCGGGCACAACCCGCAATCCCACGGTCAGCGGCTATACAGCACAGGACCTGGACCACTGGCGTCACATTCTGGGCCGGGCTCTTCGCACAGCAGGCATAGGGGCCAATGATATTCTCCAGATTGCCCTGAATCCGGGCCTTGCCAACTGGGGACGGGATTACAAGGACGGGGCCGAAGCCATCGGGGCCAGCGTGATTCCCAACACCCCGCTTTCAGTTGAAAAACAGCTCATGGTGCTGCGCGACTACAAGACCACAGTGCTGATCACCACCCCGGCCATGGCCGGCCACCTGGCCGATTACACGGTGGAAAAAGGTATCGGGCCGGCATCGCTTTCCCTGCACACCCTGGTTTTGTGCGGAGAATTCATTGACCCGGAGTTTCGAAACAGCATTGAAACGGGGCTGCATGTGCGCACATGGCTGCACTACGGATTAAGCGAAATCCCCGGGCCGGCGATTGCCTTTGAATGCAAGGCCCACGATGGACTCCACATCCAGGAGGATCATTTTCTGGCTGAAATCATTGACCCGGAAACCCGGGAAGTGCTTTCACCGGGCAGCGCCGGGGAACTGGTGCTCACCAGCCTGACCACCCGGGCCTTTCCCCTTATCCGTTTTAAAACCGGTGACCGTGCCCGGCTCCTGGAAGATCCCTGCCCGTGCGGCAGCACGCTTATGCGCATGAAATGGGATTCAGAGCGCACAGACGATATCATGAACATCGACGGGGTCAATGTTCACGGCAATCAGACGGGGTTTCACCTTAAAGAAATGATGGGAATGGATCCGCGGCGGGTTTCCTATCGGGTGGTGCATCAACAGGGCCGCAAAGTCCTGGAAGTGCTCATGGAAATGAACGATGCCATATTTTCCGATGAAATCAAGGAACTGGAACAGCTTCTGCGCCGGTCTGAAAACCGGCTCCGGGAAAATCTGGGTGTGCCCGTGACCATCCGCCTGGTGGAATCAAAGGGATAA
- a CDS encoding ABC transporter ATP-binding protein — protein sequence MLRIRNLKCFYSRIMAVKGVSLSVNPGEIICLIGANGAGKTTLLSAVCGLLADWSGQIDFEKKSIKGLEPPAIVRAGISLVPEGRQIFAPLSVFDNLRLGAYTMYKKKAHAAVQQDLESVMELFPILRQRQRQPAGTLSGGEQQMLAIARALMARPRLLLLDEPSMGLAPMVVEKILEVISLLRSRGLTIVLVEQNALAALEVSDRGYVFETGAVVLQGEAGELLADKDVKRAYLGKDYGDFYDAG from the coding sequence ATGCTGCGCATTCGCAATCTCAAATGTTTCTACAGCCGAATCATGGCGGTCAAGGGTGTGAGCCTGTCGGTGAACCCCGGGGAAATCATCTGCCTGATCGGCGCCAATGGCGCAGGCAAAACCACGCTGCTTTCAGCCGTGTGCGGCCTGCTGGCCGACTGGAGCGGACAGATTGATTTTGAAAAAAAAAGCATAAAAGGCCTGGAGCCCCCGGCCATTGTGCGCGCCGGCATCAGCCTGGTGCCGGAGGGACGGCAGATTTTTGCACCACTTTCCGTGTTCGACAATTTAAGACTCGGTGCCTATACCATGTACAAGAAAAAGGCCCATGCAGCGGTACAACAGGACCTGGAATCGGTCATGGAATTGTTTCCGATTCTGCGGCAGCGGCAGCGGCAGCCGGCAGGCACCCTTTCGGGCGGAGAGCAGCAGATGCTGGCCATTGCAAGGGCGCTGATGGCCCGGCCCAGGCTACTGCTGCTCGATGAGCCCTCCATGGGACTGGCGCCCATGGTGGTGGAAAAAATCCTGGAAGTTATTTCCCTGCTGCGCTCCCGGGGCCTGACCATCGTTTTGGTGGAGCAAAACGCCCTGGCCGCCCTGGAAGTCTCGGACCGGGGATATGTATTTGAAACCGGGGCCGTGGTGCTCCAGGGCGAGGCCGGTGAACTGCTGGCGGATAAGGATGTCAAACGCGCCTATCTGGGCAAGGATTATGGAGATTTTTACGATGCCGGATGA